In Sphaerodactylus townsendi isolate TG3544 linkage group LG13, MPM_Stown_v2.3, whole genome shotgun sequence, one DNA window encodes the following:
- the HPRT1 gene encoding hypoxanthine-guanine phosphoribosyltransferase isoform X1: MFALVLCSGVPCSQIGIHHSLSAQIGDDEQGYDLDLFCIPKHYADDLEKVYIPHGLIMDRTERLAREIMKGMGGHHIVALCVLKGGYKFFADLLDYIKALNRNSDKSIPMTVDFIRLKSYCNDQSTGDIKVIGGDDLSTLTGKNVLIVEDIIDTGKTMKTLLSLLKQYNPKMVKVASLLVKRTPRSVGYRPDFVGFEVPDKFVVGYALDYNEYFRDLNHICVISETGKQKYKA; the protein is encoded by the exons ATGTTTGCCCTAGTTTTATGCAGTGGGGTACCCTGCTCTCAAATAGGCATTCACCACAGCCTTTCCGCTCAG aTTGGAGATGATGAACAGGGATATGACCTCGATTTGTTCTGTATACCAAAGCATTACGCAGATGACTTGGAAAAAGTCTACATTCCTCATGGACTTATTATGGACAG GACAGAGAGGTTGGCACGAGAGATTATGAAGGGCATGGGAGGGCATCACATTGTAGCGCTCTGTGTGCTTAAGGGGGGCTACAAGTTCTTTGCTGATTTGCTGGACTACATCAAAGCTCTGAACCGAAACAGTGACAAGTCCATTCCTATGACTGTAGACTTCATCAGGTTGAAAAGCTATTGT AATGACCAGTCAACTGGTGATATAAAGGTCATTGGTGGTGATGACCTCTCGACCCTAACTGGAAAG AATGTCTTGATTGTAGAA GATATAATTGATACCGGTAAGACAATGAAGACCCTCCTGTCTCTGCTGAAGCAGTACAATCCAAAGATGGTAAAGGTAGCCAG CTTGTTGGTCAAAAGAACACCTCGAAGTGTAGGATACCGGCCTGACT TTGTTGGATTTGAAGTGCCAGACAAGTTTGTTGTGGGATATGCTCTAGATTACAACGAATACTTCAGAGATTTGAAT CATATTTGTGTGATAAGTGAGACTGGGAAACAGAAGTACAAGGCATGA
- the HPRT1 gene encoding hypoxanthine-guanine phosphoribosyltransferase isoform X2: MAGRSVANATSSNSSPCIVIGDDEQGYDLDLFCIPKHYADDLEKVYIPHGLIMDRTERLAREIMKGMGGHHIVALCVLKGGYKFFADLLDYIKALNRNSDKSIPMTVDFIRLKSYCNDQSTGDIKVIGGDDLSTLTGKNVLIVEDIIDTGKTMKTLLSLLKQYNPKMVKVASLLVKRTPRSVGYRPDFVGFEVPDKFVVGYALDYNEYFRDLNHICVISETGKQKYKA; the protein is encoded by the exons aTTGGAGATGATGAACAGGGATATGACCTCGATTTGTTCTGTATACCAAAGCATTACGCAGATGACTTGGAAAAAGTCTACATTCCTCATGGACTTATTATGGACAG GACAGAGAGGTTGGCACGAGAGATTATGAAGGGCATGGGAGGGCATCACATTGTAGCGCTCTGTGTGCTTAAGGGGGGCTACAAGTTCTTTGCTGATTTGCTGGACTACATCAAAGCTCTGAACCGAAACAGTGACAAGTCCATTCCTATGACTGTAGACTTCATCAGGTTGAAAAGCTATTGT AATGACCAGTCAACTGGTGATATAAAGGTCATTGGTGGTGATGACCTCTCGACCCTAACTGGAAAG AATGTCTTGATTGTAGAA GATATAATTGATACCGGTAAGACAATGAAGACCCTCCTGTCTCTGCTGAAGCAGTACAATCCAAAGATGGTAAAGGTAGCCAG CTTGTTGGTCAAAAGAACACCTCGAAGTGTAGGATACCGGCCTGACT TTGTTGGATTTGAAGTGCCAGACAAGTTTGTTGTGGGATATGCTCTAGATTACAACGAATACTTCAGAGATTTGAAT CATATTTGTGTGATAAGTGAGACTGGGAAACAGAAGTACAAGGCATGA